The Vibrio chagasii genome includes a region encoding these proteins:
- the trmJ gene encoding tRNA (cytosine(32)/uridine(32)-2'-O)-methyltransferase TrmJ: MLDNVKVVLVGTSHSGNIGSAARAMKVMGLSQLVLVDPQCEVDEQTLALAAGAGDIAENAVIVSTLDEAVKDCGLVVGSSARSRTLEWPMLEPRECGEKFAVEGQKHPVALVFGRERTGLTNEELQKCHYHVCIPANPEYSSLNLAMAVQTLSYEVRVAHLDMVASQYKPQPQDEYPRHEELEMFYEHLEKVIIDTQFISKDKPGQVMNKLRRLFSRARPELQEINTLRGILTSIEKSKNSQ; this comes from the coding sequence ATGTTAGACAATGTAAAAGTCGTTCTGGTTGGTACGTCTCATTCGGGAAATATCGGATCAGCAGCTCGCGCAATGAAAGTGATGGGTTTAAGTCAGTTAGTTCTTGTAGACCCTCAGTGTGAAGTTGACGAGCAGACCTTAGCACTGGCTGCTGGTGCTGGTGACATCGCTGAAAATGCGGTTATTGTTTCTACATTAGATGAAGCCGTAAAAGACTGCGGTTTGGTTGTCGGTTCAAGTGCTCGTTCACGTACCCTTGAATGGCCAATGCTTGAGCCTCGTGAGTGTGGTGAAAAGTTTGCCGTTGAAGGTCAAAAGCACCCTGTAGCATTAGTTTTCGGTCGTGAGCGCACAGGCCTAACGAATGAAGAACTACAAAAGTGTCATTACCACGTATGTATTCCTGCAAACCCGGAATACAGCTCGCTAAACCTGGCGATGGCTGTACAGACGCTGAGCTACGAAGTTCGTGTTGCTCATCTAGATATGGTGGCTAGCCAATACAAGCCTCAGCCACAAGATGAGTACCCTCGTCACGAAGAACTAGAAATGTTCTACGAACACCTTGAAAAAGTCATCATCGATACCCAATTTATCTCTAAGGATAAGCCTGGTCAGGTGATGAATAAGTTACGTCGCCTGTTTAGTCGTGCGCGTCCAGAACTTCAAGAGATCAACACGCTTCGTGGTATTTTGACCTCTATCGAGAAGAGCAAAAATAGCCAGTAA
- the hscB gene encoding co-chaperone HscB, producing MNHFELFGLPLQFQLDGSLLSSQFRDLQRQFHPDKFATASERDRLLAVQKAAQINDAYQVLKNPISRAEYLLVQHGEDIRGEQQTMQDPMFLMEQMELREELEDIADSSDPEDALFAFEGKVSKMYKQQLSAIQQELDSQAWLEAADRVRKLKFIAKLKNEIELVEDRLIG from the coding sequence ATGAATCATTTCGAATTATTTGGGCTACCACTTCAGTTCCAGCTGGATGGTAGCCTTCTTTCTTCTCAGTTTAGAGATCTGCAACGCCAATTCCATCCTGATAAATTTGCTACAGCTTCTGAGCGAGATCGCTTGCTAGCCGTACAAAAAGCAGCACAAATTAACGATGCGTATCAGGTGCTGAAGAATCCAATCAGCCGCGCTGAATACCTGTTAGTACAACATGGTGAGGATATTCGCGGCGAGCAGCAAACCATGCAAGACCCAATGTTCCTTATGGAGCAAATGGAACTGCGTGAAGAGCTTGAAGACATCGCCGACAGTTCTGACCCGGAAGATGCATTGTTTGCATTTGAAGGAAAGGTTAGCAAAATGTATAAACAACAATTAAGCGCTATCCAACAAGAACTCGACAGCCAGGCTTGGTTAGAAGCAGCAGACCGAGTAAGAAAGCTAAAGTTTATTGCAAAATTAAAGAATGAAATCGAGCTAGTTGAAGATCGTTTGATCGGCTAG
- the iscU gene encoding Fe-S cluster assembly scaffold IscU, whose product MAYSEKVIDHYENPRNVGSFDKEDPSVGSGMVGAPACGDVMKLQIKVTPEGIIEDAKFKTYGCGSAIASSSLVTEWVKGKSIDEAAAIKNSEIAEELELPPVKVHCSILAEDAIKAAVADYKKKR is encoded by the coding sequence ATGGCATATAGCGAAAAAGTAATTGATCACTACGAAAACCCACGTAACGTAGGTTCGTTTGATAAAGAAGACCCAAGTGTAGGTAGCGGCATGGTTGGCGCACCAGCTTGTGGTGACGTAATGAAACTGCAAATCAAGGTAACACCAGAAGGTATTATCGAAGACGCGAAATTCAAGACTTACGGTTGTGGTAGCGCAATCGCTTCTAGCTCACTAGTCACTGAGTGGGTTAAAGGTAAAAGCATTGATGAAGCGGCTGCTATCAAAAACTCTGAAATCGCAGAAGAGCTTGAGTTGCCACCAGTGAAAGTTCACTGTTCAATTCTTGCTGAAGATGCAATCAAAGCAGCAGTTGCGGATTACAAAAAGAAGCGTTAA
- a CDS encoding IscS subfamily cysteine desulfurase, with amino-acid sequence MKLPIYFDYSATCPVDPRVAEKMVQCMTMDGNFGNPASRSHRYGWQAEEAVDNAREQIADLLNADPREIVFTSGATESDNLAIKGAAHFYEKKGKHVITCKTEHKAVLDPCRQLEREGFEVTYLEPEANGIIDLDKLQAAMREDTVLVSIMHVNNEIGVIQDINAIGELCRSRKIIFHVDAAQSAGKIPLDVKETKVDLISLSAHKMYGPKGIGALYVRRKPRIRLEAQMHGGGHERGFRSGTLATHQIVGMGEACAVAKQDMQKDYDHALALRDRLLKGVQDLEAVTVNGDLDQRVPHNLNVSFAFVEGESLLMSLKDLAVSSGSACTSASLEPSYVLRALGLNDELAHSSVRFSFGRFTTEEEIDYAIAQIRVAVNKLRDMSPLWDMYKEGIDLNTVEWAHH; translated from the coding sequence ATGAAACTGCCTATTTACTTTGACTATTCAGCTACATGTCCAGTCGATCCACGAGTTGCTGAGAAAATGGTTCAGTGCATGACGATGGACGGTAACTTCGGTAACCCTGCATCTCGTTCACACCGTTACGGCTGGCAGGCAGAAGAAGCAGTAGATAATGCTCGTGAGCAAATTGCTGACCTACTAAATGCAGACCCACGTGAAATTGTTTTTACTTCTGGTGCTACAGAGTCAGATAACCTTGCTATTAAAGGTGCAGCGCACTTTTACGAGAAGAAAGGTAAGCACGTAATCACGTGCAAAACAGAACACAAAGCGGTTCTTGATCCATGTCGTCAACTAGAACGTGAAGGCTTCGAGGTAACTTACCTAGAGCCAGAAGCAAACGGCATCATCGATCTAGACAAGCTACAAGCTGCAATGCGTGAAGACACAGTTCTTGTTTCTATCATGCACGTAAACAACGAAATCGGCGTTATCCAAGATATCAATGCAATCGGCGAACTATGTCGTTCTCGCAAGATCATCTTCCACGTTGATGCAGCTCAGTCTGCGGGTAAAATCCCACTAGACGTAAAAGAGACTAAAGTTGACCTAATCTCACTTTCAGCTCACAAGATGTATGGTCCTAAAGGTATCGGTGCACTTTACGTTCGTCGTAAGCCTCGTATTCGTCTTGAAGCGCAAATGCACGGTGGCGGTCATGAGCGTGGTTTCCGCTCTGGTACGCTTGCTACTCACCAAATCGTGGGTATGGGCGAAGCGTGTGCTGTTGCTAAGCAAGACATGCAGAAAGATTACGATCACGCACTAGCACTTCGTGATCGCCTACTGAAAGGTGTTCAGGATCTAGAAGCGGTAACAGTAAACGGTGACTTAGACCAACGTGTACCACACAACCTAAACGTGAGCTTTGCTTTCGTTGAAGGTGAGTCTCTGCTTATGTCTCTAAAAGACCTAGCAGTATCATCGGGTTCTGCATGTACATCAGCAAGTCTAGAGCCATCGTACGTTCTACGTGCTCTTGGTCTAAACGATGAACTGGCACACAGCTCAGTACGTTTCTCATTCGGCCGTTTCACAACGGAAGAAGAAATCGACTACGCGATTGCACAAATCCGTGTAGCGGTAAACAAATTACGCGACATGTCTCCTCTATGGGATATGTATAAAGAAGGGATTGATTTGAACACTGTTGAGTGGGCACATCACTAA
- the iscA gene encoding iron-sulfur cluster assembly protein IscA, translated as MAITMTETAASRVQAFLDNRGKGIGLRLAVKTTGCSGMAYVLEFVDELNEEDQVFEHSGVKVIIDPKSLVYLDGTELDYVKEGLNEGFEFNNPNAKGECGCGESFNV; from the coding sequence ATGGCCATCACCATGACAGAGACGGCGGCAAGCCGAGTTCAAGCTTTCCTAGATAACCGAGGTAAAGGTATCGGGTTGCGCTTAGCGGTTAAAACCACTGGCTGTTCGGGTATGGCGTATGTACTAGAATTCGTTGACGAGCTTAACGAAGAAGACCAAGTGTTCGAGCATTCAGGTGTGAAGGTCATCATTGATCCAAAAAGCTTAGTTTACCTAGACGGTACGGAGCTTGATTACGTAAAAGAAGGCCTAAACGAAGGTTTTGAATTCAACAACCCTAACGCGAAAGGCGAATGTGGTTGTGGTGAGAGCTTCAACGTATAA
- the ndk gene encoding nucleoside-diphosphate kinase, producing MALERTFSIVKPDAVKRNLVGEIYHRIEKAGLEIIAAKMVRLTEEQASGFYAEHEGKEFFGPLKEFMTSGPIMVQVLEGENAIARYRELMGKTNPEEAACGTIRADYAISMRYNSVHGSDSPESAAREIEFFFPESEICPRPAQ from the coding sequence ATGGCTCTAGAAAGAACGTTCTCAATTGTTAAGCCGGATGCAGTTAAACGTAACCTTGTTGGTGAAATCTACCACCGCATCGAAAAAGCAGGCCTAGAAATCATCGCTGCTAAGATGGTTCGTCTGACTGAAGAGCAAGCGAGCGGCTTCTACGCGGAACACGAAGGCAAAGAATTCTTTGGTCCACTAAAAGAGTTCATGACTTCTGGTCCTATCATGGTTCAAGTACTTGAAGGCGAAAACGCAATTGCTCGTTACCGTGAACTTATGGGCAAAACAAACCCAGAAGAAGCGGCATGCGGCACGATCCGCGCTGATTACGCAATCAGCATGCGTTACAACTCAGTACACGGTAGCGACAGCCCAGAGTCTGCAGCTCGTGAAATCGAGTTCTTCTTCCCTGAATCTGAGATTTGCCCACGTCCAGCTCAATAA
- the fdx gene encoding ISC system 2Fe-2S type ferredoxin, which yields MPKIIVLPHEDLCPEGAVLEAKTGETVLDVALKAGIGIEHACEKSCACTTCHVVIREGFDSLEESDDLEDDMLDKAWGLEMESRLGCQAKVADEDLVVEIPKYTLNLASEDH from the coding sequence ATGCCAAAGATTATTGTTTTACCTCACGAAGATCTATGTCCAGAAGGCGCTGTTTTAGAAGCAAAAACTGGTGAAACGGTTCTTGATGTAGCGTTGAAGGCCGGTATTGGTATTGAGCACGCATGTGAAAAATCGTGTGCATGTACAACATGTCACGTTGTGATCCGTGAAGGTTTCGATTCTTTAGAAGAGAGTGATGACCTAGAAGACGATATGCTTGATAAAGCATGGGGCTTAGAAATGGAATCTCGCCTAGGTTGCCAAGCGAAAGTCGCTGATGAAGACCTTGTTGTTGAGATTCCAAAGTACACCTTGAACCTAGCATCTGAAGATCACTAA
- a CDS encoding bifunctional tRNA (adenosine(37)-C2)-methyltransferase TrmG/ribosomal RNA large subunit methyltransferase RlmN: MTTAKVNLLDFDRKGLRKFFTEELNEKAFRADQVMKWMYHFGVDDFENMNNINKKLREKLQRRCEIVAPVVSEAQHSSDGTIKWAMSVGDQDVETVYIPDGDRATLCVSSQVGCALECKFCSTAQQGFNRNLKVSEIVGQIWRAAREIGLEKETGRRPITNVVMMGMGEPLLNMKNLMPSLEIMLDDLGFALSKRRVTVSTSGVVSGLDQMTDNIDVALAISLHAPNDELRSQIMPINDRWDIQDFLASVRRYIASSNANRGKVTVEYVLLDHVNDDMDHARELAELMKDTPCKINLIPFNPYPGSPYKKPSNSRIDRFQKTLMEYDYTVTVRKTRGDDIDAACGQLVGDVIDRTKRTKMLKAASEANLVAGGVIEVKAV, encoded by the coding sequence ATGACCACAGCTAAAGTCAATCTACTCGATTTTGATCGTAAAGGTCTTCGTAAATTTTTCACAGAAGAATTGAATGAGAAAGCTTTTCGCGCAGATCAAGTGATGAAGTGGATGTATCACTTCGGTGTCGATGACTTCGAAAACATGAACAACATCAACAAAAAGCTGCGTGAAAAACTTCAACGCCGCTGTGAAATTGTTGCACCTGTTGTTTCTGAAGCTCAACACTCTTCAGACGGCACAATTAAATGGGCGATGAGCGTTGGCGACCAAGACGTTGAGACGGTATACATCCCAGACGGTGACCGTGCAACGCTGTGTGTATCTTCACAGGTTGGTTGTGCACTAGAGTGTAAATTCTGCTCGACAGCTCAACAAGGCTTTAACCGCAACTTAAAAGTTTCTGAGATCGTGGGTCAAATCTGGCGTGCTGCTCGTGAAATCGGTCTAGAGAAAGAGACTGGTCGTCGTCCAATTACTAACGTTGTAATGATGGGTATGGGCGAGCCGCTACTAAACATGAAAAACCTAATGCCATCATTAGAGATCATGCTTGATGACCTAGGTTTTGCACTGTCTAAGCGTCGCGTAACAGTATCTACTTCAGGTGTTGTATCTGGCCTTGACCAAATGACAGATAACATCGACGTAGCACTAGCTATTTCTCTACACGCGCCAAACGATGAACTTCGTAGCCAAATCATGCCGATCAACGACCGTTGGGATATCCAAGATTTCCTAGCGTCTGTTCGTCGCTACATTGCCTCTTCAAATGCCAACCGCGGTAAAGTAACGGTAGAGTACGTTCTATTGGATCATGTAAATGATGATATGGACCACGCTCGTGAACTTGCAGAGCTAATGAAAGATACGCCATGTAAGATTAACCTGATTCCATTTAACCCTTACCCAGGTTCACCATACAAGAAGCCAAGCAACTCTCGTATTGACCGCTTCCAAAAAACGCTAATGGAATACGACTACACAGTAACGGTTCGTAAAACGCGTGGTGATGATATTGATGCAGCATGTGGCCAGTTGGTTGGTGATGTTATCGATAGAACTAAGCGTACTAAAATGCTTAAAGCAGCATCAGAAGCTAACTTGGTTGCCGGTGGTGTGATTGAAGTAAAAGCGGTATAA
- the iscR gene encoding Fe-S cluster assembly transcriptional regulator IscR, translated as MKLTSKGRYAVTAMLDVALHSQKSPVPLADISERQGISLSYLEQLFSKLRKAGLVASVRGPGGGYRLGAEAGDIAVGTVIAAVDESVDATKCHGRADCQGGSRCLTHTLWRDLSSRISSFLNDITLGELMKDNEVLEISDRQDIDLAVNNSFAHKNTSTTTISAAPQGVNARS; from the coding sequence ATGAAACTTACATCTAAAGGAAGATATGCGGTAACGGCTATGCTAGATGTAGCACTGCATTCGCAAAAAAGCCCAGTTCCTCTGGCTGACATCTCAGAGCGACAAGGCATCTCGTTATCTTACTTAGAGCAACTTTTTTCTAAGTTACGTAAAGCTGGCTTAGTTGCTAGTGTTCGTGGCCCAGGTGGTGGTTACCGTCTTGGCGCTGAAGCGGGTGACATCGCTGTCGGAACTGTGATTGCAGCAGTTGACGAATCAGTAGATGCAACTAAGTGTCACGGTCGAGCAGATTGCCAAGGTGGTAGTCGCTGTTTAACTCACACTCTTTGGCGTGATTTAAGCTCCCGAATCAGCAGCTTCTTAAACGACATTACGCTCGGTGAGCTGATGAAAGATAACGAAGTTTTAGAGATTTCTGATCGCCAAGATATTGATCTTGCGGTTAACAATAGTTTTGCACATAAAAATACGAGCACTACAACGATTAGTGCAGCACCTCAGGGTGTTAATGCCCGCTCATAG
- the hscA gene encoding Fe-S protein assembly chaperone HscA: MALLQIAEPGQSAAPHQHKLAVGIDLGTTNSLVASVRSGEASTLVDQDGRSILPSVVHYQSDSHTTGDEARANAQTDPKNTIISVKRLIGRSLADIQQRYPSLPYQFEESDNGLPVIRTEQGNKNPIQVSADILKALGQRAESTLGGELSGAVITVPAYFDDAQRAGTKDAAQLAGLHVLRLLNEPTAAAIAYGLDSGKEGVIAVYDLGGGTFDISILRLSKGVFEVLATGGDSALGGDDFDHLVADHFKEQMGLSELTAEQNRALLDAATEAKIGLSESESVDVEVLGWSGSLTREEFEEIIKPLVKKTLLSCRRALKDAEVDADEVLEVVMVGGSTRTLLVREMVGDFFGRTPLTSINPDEVVAIGASIQADILVGNKPDSEMLLLDVIPLSLGIETMGGLVEKIIPRNTTIPVARAQEFTTFKDGQTAMTVHTVQGEREMVDDCRSLARFALKGIPPMAAGAAHIRVTYQVDADGLLSVTAMEKSTGVQAEIQVKPSYGLSDDEVANMLKDSMTFAKEDMQARALAEQRVEADRVIEGLIAAMQADGDELLNEQEKQQLLQAIETLIEVRNGDSADAIEQEIKNTDKASQDFASRRMDKSIRAALSGQSVDNI, encoded by the coding sequence ATGGCACTACTTCAGATTGCAGAACCAGGGCAAAGCGCCGCTCCTCACCAGCATAAGCTTGCTGTGGGTATTGATTTAGGTACAACAAATTCATTGGTTGCGTCAGTGCGCAGTGGTGAAGCGAGCACGCTCGTTGATCAAGATGGTCGTAGCATTCTGCCTTCCGTTGTTCACTATCAGTCAGACTCACATACGACTGGTGATGAAGCTCGTGCAAATGCACAGACTGATCCTAAAAATACCATTATCTCAGTTAAGCGATTGATTGGTCGCTCACTGGCTGATATTCAGCAACGATACCCATCTCTGCCATATCAGTTTGAAGAAAGTGATAATGGTCTGCCTGTGATCCGTACAGAGCAAGGCAACAAGAACCCGATTCAAGTGTCTGCAGATATTCTGAAAGCACTCGGTCAACGTGCTGAATCTACATTAGGCGGTGAGCTATCTGGTGCGGTGATTACTGTTCCTGCGTATTTCGATGATGCACAACGTGCTGGTACTAAAGACGCGGCGCAGCTGGCTGGTCTTCATGTATTACGTCTTCTAAATGAACCAACGGCGGCAGCGATTGCTTACGGTCTGGATTCAGGCAAAGAAGGGGTGATCGCGGTTTACGACTTAGGCGGCGGTACGTTTGATATCTCTATTTTACGCTTGTCTAAAGGTGTCTTTGAAGTTCTAGCTACTGGCGGTGACTCTGCACTAGGCGGTGATGATTTTGACCACCTTGTCGCTGATCATTTCAAAGAGCAAATGGGATTATCAGAGCTAACTGCTGAGCAAAACCGTGCGCTTCTAGATGCAGCAACAGAAGCTAAAATTGGCTTGTCTGAATCAGAAAGTGTTGATGTTGAAGTATTAGGTTGGTCTGGTTCATTAACTCGTGAAGAGTTTGAAGAGATCATCAAGCCTCTAGTTAAGAAAACGCTACTTTCATGTCGTCGTGCTCTAAAAGATGCAGAAGTTGATGCGGATGAAGTGCTAGAAGTAGTCATGGTTGGTGGTTCAACTCGTACATTACTAGTACGTGAAATGGTGGGTGACTTCTTTGGTCGTACGCCATTAACCAGCATTAACCCTGATGAAGTGGTTGCGATTGGTGCGTCAATTCAAGCGGATATTCTAGTAGGTAACAAACCTGATTCAGAAATGTTGCTACTAGACGTAATCCCACTTTCGCTAGGTATCGAAACCATGGGTGGCCTAGTAGAAAAGATCATTCCGCGTAACACCACGATCCCAGTAGCTCGCGCACAAGAATTTACTACGTTCAAAGACGGTCAAACTGCAATGACAGTACACACCGTTCAAGGCGAACGTGAAATGGTTGACGATTGTCGCTCACTGGCTCGTTTTGCTCTGAAGGGCATTCCACCTATGGCTGCTGGTGCAGCGCATATTCGTGTGACTTACCAAGTGGATGCTGATGGCCTGTTGTCTGTAACAGCTATGGAAAAGAGCACTGGTGTTCAAGCTGAAATCCAAGTGAAGCCTTCTTACGGCCTGAGCGATGATGAAGTTGCTAACATGCTGAAAGACTCTATGACGTTTGCGAAAGAAGACATGCAAGCGCGTGCTCTTGCGGAACAACGCGTAGAAGCGGATCGTGTTATTGAAGGCCTGATCGCTGCAATGCAAGCTGACGGTGACGAGCTGCTTAACGAGCAAGAGAAACAACAGCTGCTACAAGCCATTGAAACGCTGATTGAAGTGCGCAACGGCGACAGTGCTGATGCCATTGAACAAGAAATTAAGAATACCGACAAAGCGAGCCAAGACTTTGCTTCACGTCGTATGGATAAATCAATTCGTGCTGCACTGTCAGGTCAGTCAGTCGATAATATTTAA
- the pepB gene encoding aminopeptidase PepB, with the protein MSTQMSVFLSQEAAQPQWGAKAILSFSEVGATIHIGEGHDLGAVQRAGRTLDGQGISFVSLSGEGWDLESVWAFNQGYRGPKKKNALEWDALPEADQAELEARIRATDWTRDIINKTAEEVAPRQLATMAAEYIKSVAPEGTVKAKIVKDKDLLTEGWEGIYAVGRGSERTSAMLQLDFNPTGDENAPVFACLVGKGITFDSGGYSIKPGQFMTAMKADMGGAATITGGLGLAIERGLNKRIKLILCCAENMISGRALKLGDIITYKNGKTVEIMNTDAEGRLVLADGLMYASEQNPELIIDCATLTGAAKNALGNDYHALMSFDDELAHQALTAANQEKEGLWPLPLADFHRGMLPSNFADLSNISTGDYTPGASTAAAFLSYFVDDYKKGWMHMDCAGTYRKSPSDKWAAGATGMGVRTLARILIDQAK; encoded by the coding sequence ATGTCTACACAGATGTCAGTATTTTTAAGTCAAGAAGCTGCCCAGCCTCAGTGGGGAGCAAAAGCTATTTTATCGTTCTCGGAAGTAGGAGCGACAATTCACATTGGTGAAGGCCACGATCTTGGTGCTGTTCAACGCGCAGGTCGCACACTTGACGGACAAGGTATTTCATTCGTTTCGCTAAGTGGTGAAGGTTGGGACCTAGAAAGCGTATGGGCTTTCAATCAAGGTTACCGTGGACCAAAGAAAAAGAATGCATTGGAGTGGGATGCACTGCCAGAAGCTGACCAAGCTGAGCTAGAAGCGCGTATCCGTGCGACAGATTGGACGCGTGACATTATCAATAAAACGGCTGAAGAAGTTGCACCTCGCCAATTGGCGACAATGGCAGCTGAATACATTAAGTCAGTCGCACCTGAAGGCACAGTTAAAGCGAAAATCGTTAAAGACAAAGACCTACTAACAGAAGGTTGGGAAGGCATCTACGCGGTAGGCCGCGGCTCTGAGCGTACTTCAGCAATGCTTCAACTGGACTTCAACCCAACAGGCGACGAAAACGCGCCTGTATTTGCCTGTCTAGTTGGTAAAGGTATTACTTTCGACTCAGGCGGTTACAGCATTAAGCCAGGTCAGTTCATGACTGCAATGAAAGCAGACATGGGTGGCGCAGCGACTATCACTGGTGGTTTAGGTCTTGCGATTGAGCGTGGCCTTAACAAGCGCATCAAGCTTATCCTATGTTGTGCAGAGAACATGATCTCTGGCCGTGCATTGAAGCTTGGCGATATCATCACGTACAAGAACGGTAAGACGGTTGAGATCATGAACACCGACGCAGAAGGTCGTTTAGTTCTAGCTGATGGCCTGATGTACGCAAGTGAGCAAAATCCTGAGCTTATCATCGACTGTGCAACGCTAACGGGCGCTGCTAAAAACGCACTGGGTAACGACTACCACGCACTAATGAGCTTCGATGACGAGCTGGCTCACCAAGCACTAACGGCGGCTAACCAAGAGAAAGAAGGCCTGTGGCCACTGCCTCTTGCGGACTTCCACCGTGGTATGCTGCCTTCAAACTTTGCTGACCTTTCGAACATCAGCACGGGTGATTACACTCCTGGTGCAAGCACGGCTGCTGCGTTCCTGTCTTACTTCGTAGATGACTACAAAAAAGGCTGGATGCACATGGATTGCGCGGGTACTTACCGTAAATCTCCAAGTGATAAGTGGGCGGCAGGTGCAACAGGCATGGGTGTTCGCACACTGGCTCGCATTCTTATCGACCAAGCAAAATAA
- the iscX gene encoding Fe-S cluster assembly protein IscX produces the protein MSLKWIDSRDIAIELCDLYPDTDPKTVRFTDLHQWVLDLEEFDDEPNHSNEKILEAIILCWMDEMD, from the coding sequence ATGAGCTTGAAGTGGATTGATTCTCGCGATATCGCAATTGAGTTATGTGATTTGTACCCTGATACTGATCCTAAAACGGTACGTTTTACCGACCTACATCAGTGGGTATTAGACCTTGAAGAGTTTGATGACGAGCCTAATCACTCGAACGAAAAGATCTTAGAGGCTATTATTTTGTGCTGGATGGATGAGATGGATTAA